From the genome of Geobacter sp. SVR, one region includes:
- the pheS gene encoding phenylalanine--tRNA ligase subunit alpha, giving the protein MREQLERLRQDALGAINGASGEDALQEVRIRFLGRKGELTALMKGLGALAAEERPVVGQLVNTIRDEIETALEAVLAAAREKAKDERLRSERIDVTLPGRRPLAGSKHPITQVIEEVSDIFAGLGFSVAEGPEIEHDWYNFEALNFPPEHPARDMQDTFFVDNSLLLRTHTSPVQIRTMLKKKPPLRIIAPGTVYRCDSDATHSPMFHQIEGLMVDKGVTFGDLKGILTIFTNQLFGQKTGVRLRPSFFPFTEPSAEVDIACVICGGKGCRVCKNSGWLEILGAGMVDPEVYRHVNYDAEDISGFAFGMGIERIAMLKYGISDMRLLFENDVRFLKQF; this is encoded by the coding sequence ATGCGGGAACAGCTTGAACGATTGAGACAAGATGCGCTGGGAGCCATTAACGGTGCCTCCGGTGAAGATGCCCTTCAGGAAGTACGGATCAGGTTTCTGGGGCGCAAGGGTGAACTCACGGCTCTGATGAAAGGATTGGGTGCTCTGGCTGCCGAAGAACGCCCGGTGGTGGGGCAACTGGTCAACACTATCAGGGACGAGATCGAAACCGCTCTGGAAGCAGTTCTGGCCGCTGCCCGGGAAAAGGCCAAGGATGAGCGGCTCAGGTCCGAGCGCATCGACGTGACCTTGCCCGGACGCCGCCCGCTGGCCGGGAGCAAGCACCCGATCACCCAGGTTATCGAAGAGGTCAGCGACATCTTTGCAGGGTTGGGATTCTCGGTGGCCGAAGGGCCGGAGATCGAGCACGATTGGTACAATTTCGAGGCGCTCAACTTCCCTCCCGAACATCCGGCCCGCGATATGCAAGATACCTTCTTCGTGGACAACAGCTTGCTGCTGCGCACGCACACCTCGCCGGTCCAGATCCGCACCATGCTGAAGAAGAAGCCCCCCCTGCGCATCATCGCTCCGGGCACCGTGTATCGGTGCGACTCCGACGCGACCCATTCTCCCATGTTCCATCAGATTGAGGGACTCATGGTCGACAAAGGGGTCACGTTCGGAGATCTGAAGGGGATTCTGACGATTTTCACCAACCAACTGTTCGGTCAGAAGACCGGTGTCCGTCTCCGCCCCAGCTTCTTTCCCTTTACTGAGCCGTCGGCCGAGGTGGATATTGCCTGCGTCATCTGCGGCGGCAAGGGGTGCCGTGTCTGCAAAAACAGCGGCTGGCTGGAGATACTGGGGGCAGGCATGGTCGACCCCGAAGTCTACCGCCACGTCAACTACGATGCCGAAGATATCTCCGGTTTCGCCTTCGGCATGGGCATCGAACGCATTGCCATGTTGAAGTACGGCATCAGCGACATGCGCCTGCTGTTCGAAAATGACGTCCGGTTTTTGAAGCAGTTCTGA
- the rplT gene encoding 50S ribosomal protein L20 — MSRVKRGFKARRRRNKVLKLAKGYRGARSKLFRSATEAVDRALNYAFRDRRVKKRDFRSLWITRINAASRVNGLSYSKFIFGLKKANVEIDRKVLADIAVSDPKGFAEIAGVAKAGL; from the coding sequence ATGTCACGTGTTAAAAGAGGTTTTAAAGCGAGACGCAGACGTAACAAGGTACTGAAACTTGCCAAGGGGTATCGTGGCGCGCGTAGTAAATTGTTCCGTAGTGCGACAGAAGCAGTTGATCGGGCCCTGAATTACGCTTTCCGCGATCGTCGCGTCAAGAAGCGTGACTTCCGCAGCCTGTGGATCACCCGCATCAATGCTGCTTCCCGTGTCAACGGGTTGTCTTACAGCAAGTTCATTTTCGGCCTCAAAAAGGCCAATGTCGAGATCGACCGCAAAGTACTGGCCGACATCGCTGTTTCCGATCCGAAAGGGTTCGCGGAAATTGCCGGAGTGGCCAAGGCCGGCCTCTGA
- the rpmI gene encoding 50S ribosomal protein L35 produces the protein MPKIKTNRGAAKRFKKSASGRIKRGSAFTSHILTPKTRKRKRNLRQGAMVADVDQKNIARLIPYK, from the coding sequence ATGCCGAAAATCAAGACAAATCGTGGCGCTGCCAAGCGTTTTAAAAAGTCGGCTTCCGGCCGCATCAAGCGCGGCAGTGCATTCACGAGCCACATCCTGACCCCCAAGACCCGCAAGCGCAAGCGTAACCTGCGTCAGGGCGCCATGGTGGCCGACGTGGACCAGAAAAACATTGCACGCCTGATTCCCTACAAATAA
- the infC gene encoding translation initiation factor IF-3, whose product MAKPTVNINNAIRAAEVRVIGADSEQLGVIPTSKALELAAQLELDLVEVSPTAVPPVCRIMDYGKFKYQQSKKQQEAKKKQIHVEVKEIKLRPKTDDHDLMFKVKHVRRFLEEGNKAKVTLVFRGREITHMDIGRAVIQRFAAELEDIAVIESQPRVDGRNMFMIVAPKAKK is encoded by the coding sequence ATAGCAAAACCGACCGTGAATATCAACAATGCCATTCGTGCCGCAGAAGTCCGGGTGATTGGTGCAGACAGCGAACAGCTGGGAGTCATCCCCACTTCCAAGGCTCTTGAATTGGCCGCGCAGTTGGAGCTCGACCTGGTCGAGGTTTCCCCCACCGCGGTGCCGCCTGTGTGCCGCATCATGGATTACGGCAAATTCAAGTATCAGCAGAGCAAGAAGCAGCAAGAGGCCAAGAAGAAGCAGATCCATGTGGAGGTCAAGGAGATCAAGCTGCGTCCCAAGACCGACGACCACGATCTGATGTTCAAGGTCAAGCACGTCAGGCGTTTCCTTGAAGAGGGGAACAAGGCCAAGGTGACGCTGGTATTCCGTGGTCGCGAGATAACCCATATGGATATCGGCCGGGCTGTCATTCAACGTTTTGCCGCCGAACTTGAAGATATTGCCGTGATCGAGTCACAGCCGCGTGTTGATGGTCGTAACATGTTCATGATCGTTGCCCCCAAGGCAAAGAAATAA
- the thrS gene encoding threonine--tRNA ligase — protein MSMIAITLPDGSKRELPVGATVADLAASIGAGLAKAAIAGRIDGGLVDLAAVLSDGAQVEIITEKSPEALEIVRHSASHLMAQAVKELFPAAKVTIGPAIETGFYYDFDVETPFTPQDLERIEAKMGELAAANLKVERQVLSSTEAIRKFDEMGEPYKRELIEDLGVDTVSIYTQGGFADLCRGPHVPSTSRIKAFKLLSIAGAYWRGNEKNRMLQRIYGTAFVDKKELDAYLHRLEEAKRRDHRKLGRELDLFSFSDEVGAGLVIWHPKGAMLRTLLEDFERREHLKRGYDIVVGPQILKTELWQRSGHYENYRENMYFTEVDEQGFGIKPMNCLSHMMIYKSHLRSYRDLPLRFFELGTVHRHERAGVLHGLLRVRCFTQDDAHILCAPEQLDAEIKGVLSFVSDVMGIFGFDYEMELSTRPEKSIGSDEDWDNATRALRGALEDSGKPFEINEGDGAFYGPKIDIKLRDCLDRKWQCATIQCDFTLPDRFDLTYVDSNGDRKRPVMVHRVILGSIERFIGVLIEHFAGNFPLWLSPVQAIVLTVTDNQAEYGQEVLKQLRASGIRIQGDFRNEKLSFKIREAQLQKIPYMLVIGDKEMESGTVTPRFRDGKNLNPMTVAEFVSFVEQESKLFR, from the coding sequence ATGTCGATGATCGCCATTACACTTCCAGACGGTTCCAAGCGTGAATTGCCTGTCGGCGCCACTGTCGCCGACCTGGCCGCTTCGATAGGTGCCGGTCTTGCCAAGGCCGCCATTGCCGGCAGGATTGACGGCGGGCTGGTCGATCTGGCCGCTGTCCTGAGTGACGGGGCACAGGTCGAGATCATCACGGAGAAAAGTCCCGAAGCGCTGGAAATCGTGCGCCACTCGGCCTCCCATCTCATGGCCCAGGCGGTCAAGGAGCTTTTTCCGGCAGCCAAGGTGACCATCGGGCCGGCCATTGAAACCGGCTTCTACTACGATTTCGACGTTGAAACCCCCTTCACGCCCCAGGATCTGGAGCGGATCGAAGCTAAAATGGGGGAGCTGGCTGCGGCCAATCTGAAGGTGGAGCGCCAGGTGCTTTCCAGCACTGAGGCCATCAGGAAATTCGACGAGATGGGGGAGCCCTACAAGCGTGAACTGATCGAGGATCTCGGTGTCGATACCGTTTCGATTTACACGCAGGGGGGCTTTGCCGATCTTTGCCGCGGTCCGCATGTGCCTTCCACCTCGCGGATCAAGGCCTTCAAGCTGCTGTCGATCGCAGGTGCCTACTGGCGCGGCAATGAAAAGAACCGTATGCTGCAGCGCATCTACGGCACCGCCTTTGTCGACAAGAAGGAGCTGGATGCCTATCTGCACCGTCTGGAAGAGGCCAAGCGCCGTGACCACCGCAAGCTGGGCAGGGAGCTGGATCTGTTCTCCTTTTCCGACGAGGTCGGAGCGGGGCTGGTAATCTGGCACCCCAAAGGGGCCATGCTGCGGACCCTCCTGGAGGACTTCGAGCGTCGCGAGCACCTCAAGCGGGGTTACGACATCGTTGTGGGGCCGCAGATCCTGAAGACCGAACTCTGGCAGCGCTCCGGCCACTACGAGAATTACCGCGAGAACATGTATTTCACCGAGGTCGACGAGCAGGGATTCGGAATCAAGCCGATGAACTGTCTGTCGCACATGATGATCTACAAATCGCATCTCCGGAGTTACCGCGACCTTCCGCTCCGTTTCTTCGAATTGGGTACGGTGCATCGCCATGAACGGGCCGGCGTGCTGCACGGTCTTCTGAGGGTGCGCTGCTTTACCCAGGACGATGCTCATATCCTTTGTGCTCCTGAACAGCTGGATGCCGAGATCAAAGGGGTGCTTTCCTTTGTCAGTGATGTGATGGGTATCTTCGGTTTCGACTATGAGATGGAATTGTCCACCCGGCCGGAGAAGTCAATCGGATCCGACGAGGACTGGGACAATGCCACCAGGGCCCTGCGCGGCGCCCTCGAAGATTCCGGCAAGCCCTTTGAGATCAATGAGGGAGATGGTGCCTTCTACGGCCCCAAGATCGACATCAAGCTGCGCGATTGTCTTGACAGAAAGTGGCAGTGTGCTACTATTCAGTGCGATTTCACGCTTCCCGACCGTTTTGACCTGACCTATGTCGATAGCAACGGCGACCGGAAGCGACCCGTGATGGTCCACCGTGTCATCCTCGGTTCCATCGAGCGTTTCATCGGTGTGCTGATCGAGCATTTTGCCGGGAATTTCCCGCTCTGGCTGTCGCCGGTGCAGGCCATCGTTCTGACAGTGACCGACAATCAGGCTGAATACGGTCAGGAGGTTCTGAAGCAGCTTCGGGCATCTGGCATCAGAATTCAGGGTGATTTCCGCAACGAAAAACTGAGCTTCAAAATCCGCGAGGCTCAGCTCCAGAAGATTCCCTACATGCTGGTCATCGGCGATAAGGAAATGGAGTCCGGTACCGTGACACCCCGTTTCCGCGACGGGAAGAACCTGAATCCCATGACAGTAGCGGAATTTGTCTCGTTTGTAGAACAGGAATCCAAACTTTTCAGATAG
- the rlmD gene encoding 23S rRNA (uracil(1939)-C(5))-methyltransferase RlmD yields MKRASKNVQNPKQNEVQRNRDTAGKGAGDTREAKLTRRSVLEVEISGLDDEGYGIASGGTHSLRIAGALPGDSVRIGIDHVAQRIAFGHVKKILVPSPKRSKRPPCSQSAQCLGCPLVTMKYRDQAEWKRQFILNQLRQYRSLGDVTVHPLLSPLRLIHYRTTVKLAIAGKHSEPCIGIFRRSSHEVIDLNECPIHHPLVNRVIEVVRRGITKMKVPIYNPRSRMGVLRYLVVRISEAEQKAMVIFVTAERSYNEIHHLSKFVREQMPEVEVVAQNINTSEGNVILGSTDRFLTPKHHLTETIGDVTLMLSPRSFFQVNRDGACLIYDKVRQWAALTGRETVLDLYCGIGGIALSLATGARKVIGVEVVEPAVEDARKNARLNGVQNCTFEAGDAAELLEQFAEDNERVDLAVLNPPRKGCDEQVLRRVAALAPAKLIYVSCSPNTLARDLNILNQLGYICREIQPVDMFPQTMHVENVALLEKMDKNLDNEDAC; encoded by the coding sequence GTGAAGCGAGCTTCAAAAAACGTGCAGAACCCAAAACAGAATGAAGTGCAGAGAAACAGGGACACCGCTGGAAAAGGTGCCGGTGACACGCGTGAGGCCAAACTCACCCGCCGTTCCGTTCTCGAGGTGGAGATCTCAGGTCTCGATGACGAAGGCTATGGAATTGCATCCGGCGGGACGCATTCCCTGAGAATCGCCGGCGCCCTGCCCGGTGATTCGGTCAGGATCGGCATAGATCACGTGGCGCAACGGATCGCCTTCGGGCATGTCAAGAAGATCCTGGTGCCATCCCCCAAGAGGAGCAAACGCCCCCCCTGCAGCCAGAGCGCCCAGTGTCTCGGCTGCCCGCTGGTGACGATGAAGTATCGCGATCAGGCCGAATGGAAGCGGCAATTCATTCTCAACCAGCTTCGGCAGTACCGTTCCCTGGGGGATGTCACCGTGCACCCCCTGCTTTCCCCGCTGCGCCTGATCCACTATCGCACCACCGTCAAGCTGGCCATTGCGGGAAAGCATTCCGAACCCTGCATCGGGATCTTCCGTCGCTCCTCCCACGAGGTGATCGACCTGAATGAATGTCCGATCCACCACCCTCTCGTAAACCGGGTGATCGAGGTGGTGAGGCGCGGCATCACCAAGATGAAGGTACCGATCTATAATCCGCGCAGCAGGATGGGAGTGCTGCGGTACCTGGTGGTGAGGATCTCGGAAGCGGAACAGAAGGCAATGGTGATTTTTGTCACCGCCGAACGCTCCTACAATGAAATACATCACTTGTCGAAGTTCGTGCGGGAACAGATGCCGGAGGTGGAGGTGGTTGCCCAGAACATCAACACCTCCGAGGGGAATGTGATCCTGGGGTCCACTGACCGTTTCCTCACGCCGAAGCATCATCTGACCGAGACCATTGGCGACGTGACCCTGATGCTGTCTCCCCGGTCCTTTTTCCAGGTGAACCGGGACGGTGCCTGTCTGATCTATGACAAGGTCAGGCAGTGGGCCGCTCTGACCGGGCGCGAGACCGTGCTGGATCTCTACTGCGGCATCGGCGGGATAGCGTTGTCCCTGGCTACCGGCGCCCGAAAGGTGATCGGCGTGGAGGTGGTCGAGCCTGCCGTGGAGGATGCCCGTAAGAATGCCCGTCTGAACGGCGTGCAAAACTGCACTTTCGAGGCGGGCGACGCTGCCGAATTGCTGGAACAGTTCGCCGAGGACAATGAGCGGGTCGACCTGGCAGTGCTCAATCCACCCCGTAAAGGATGTGACGAGCAGGTGCTGCGGCGTGTGGCCGCCTTGGCTCCGGCCAAGCTGATCTATGTTTCCTGCTCTCCAAACACCCTTGCTCGTGACCTCAACATACTGAACCAATTGGGTTATATCTGTCGGGAGATCCAGCCGGTAGACATGTTTCCCCAGACGATGCATGTGGAAAATGTAGCCTTGTTAGAAAAAATGGACAAAAACCTTGACAACGAAGATGCTTGTTGA
- a CDS encoding XTP/dITP diphosphatase has translation MKELVIATRNRGKMKEIEAFLAGLVERVTCAADFEAFPETVEDGATFEANALKKAREAMKFTGLPALADDSGLVVDALDGRPGVYSARFAGEGADDAANNRTLLHELAGVSPERRQAAFVCALAFISPEGEEKVFYGRVGGCILAEARGEGGFGYDPLFLVDGFGRTMAELSVDEKNRISHRGQALRQFREYLE, from the coding sequence ATGAAGGAATTGGTGATCGCCACCCGCAATCGCGGAAAGATGAAAGAGATTGAGGCCTTTTTGGCAGGGTTGGTGGAACGGGTGACCTGTGCCGCCGATTTCGAAGCATTTCCCGAGACCGTCGAGGATGGTGCGACCTTTGAGGCCAATGCCCTTAAAAAGGCCCGTGAGGCCATGAAGTTTACGGGATTGCCCGCCCTGGCCGACGACTCGGGGCTGGTTGTGGATGCGCTGGACGGGCGGCCTGGTGTATATTCGGCTCGCTTTGCCGGAGAGGGGGCTGATGACGCCGCCAATAACCGCACGCTCCTGCACGAACTGGCGGGTGTGTCGCCGGAACGGCGTCAGGCAGCCTTTGTCTGCGCCCTGGCCTTTATTTCCCCCGAAGGTGAGGAGAAGGTCTTTTACGGCCGGGTAGGGGGGTGTATACTTGCTGAAGCACGTGGAGAAGGGGGATTCGGATATGATCCTCTTTTCCTGGTAGACGGTTTCGGCCGTACCATGGCGGAGCTTTCGGTCGACGAGAAAAACCGGATCAGCCACCGCGGCCAGGCGCTGCGGCAATTTCGCGAGTATCTGGAGTAG
- the rph gene encoding ribonuclease PH, with translation MARNEGRGAHTLRQVAITRRFTKHAEGSVLVEFGGTKVICTASVEESVPPFLKGKGTGWVTAEYAMLPRATHTRSAREAAKGKQTGRTLEIQRLIGRSLRAVTDLAALGERSIYIDCDVIQADGGTRTASITGAYVALVDALTTCRDKGLLAQIPLKEAVAAVSVGIVGGETLLDLDYQEDSSAEVDMNFVMTSSGRFVEVQGTAEAEPFTLDQMDGMRSLAVEGISQLFALQQEALQG, from the coding sequence ATGGCACGAAACGAAGGCAGGGGGGCGCACACGCTGCGCCAGGTGGCTATTACAAGGCGTTTCACGAAGCATGCCGAAGGGTCCGTTCTGGTGGAATTTGGCGGGACAAAGGTAATCTGTACCGCTTCGGTGGAAGAATCGGTACCCCCCTTTCTGAAAGGCAAAGGTACCGGCTGGGTAACGGCGGAGTATGCCATGCTGCCCCGTGCCACCCACACCCGCTCGGCCCGTGAGGCTGCCAAAGGGAAGCAGACCGGCCGCACCCTGGAGATTCAGCGCCTGATAGGCCGCTCCCTGCGGGCGGTCACCGATCTGGCTGCCCTGGGGGAGCGCAGCATTTACATCGATTGCGACGTGATCCAGGCCGATGGCGGTACCAGAACGGCATCCATCACCGGCGCCTACGTGGCCCTGGTGGATGCTCTGACCACGTGCAGGGACAAAGGACTCTTGGCACAGATTCCGCTGAAGGAGGCGGTTGCTGCTGTCAGTGTCGGCATTGTTGGAGGCGAAACCCTGCTGGATCTCGATTATCAGGAAGATTCCTCGGCTGAGGTGGACATGAATTTCGTGATGACCTCCAGCGGCCGTTTTGTCGAGGTGCAGGGCACGGCTGAGGCCGAGCCGTTCACCCTGGACCAGATGGATGGCATGCGAAGCCTGGCAGTGGAGGGCATCAGCCAGTTGTTTGCCCTTCAGCAGGAGGCCTTGCAGGGATGA
- a CDS encoding helix-hairpin-helix domain-containing protein, with the protein MRGQAAGHTSYLNSEAYRRLVVVLLSLLALVPIVVRSRTSGLNPAPAAFFISSSPLVSIRGDVHHQGIYELPANPMTSTVIGLALPVSPIAACFPSGVERRAIAAGDEIRLTFRRGSKAADIAVRPIPASQRMVLGIPLDINRMEIRDFDKLPGIGPALAQRIVLYRQWNGGLMTVDDLLKVEGIGERKYSVLKKFF; encoded by the coding sequence GTGCGCGGGCAGGCTGCGGGGCATACCTCGTACCTGAACAGCGAAGCATATCGACGCCTGGTTGTTGTTCTGCTGTCCCTTCTGGCACTCGTGCCGATCGTCGTTAGAAGCCGTACGAGCGGGTTGAACCCCGCTCCTGCGGCTTTTTTCATATCATCATCGCCCCTGGTGAGCATACGTGGCGATGTCCATCATCAGGGCATTTACGAACTACCCGCCAATCCAATGACGAGTACCGTCATTGGATTGGCGCTTCCCGTGAGCCCCATTGCCGCCTGTTTCCCATCCGGTGTCGAACGCCGAGCGATTGCCGCCGGAGATGAAATCCGATTGACCTTCCGCCGTGGCTCCAAAGCCGCCGATATCGCGGTTCGCCCGATTCCTGCCTCCCAAAGGATGGTGCTGGGCATCCCGCTGGACATCAATCGGATGGAGATCCGGGATTTCGACAAGTTACCCGGCATTGGCCCGGCACTGGCACAGAGGATCGTGCTTTACCGTCAATGGAATGGCGGTTTGATGACGGTAGATGATCTGCTGAAGGTGGAGGGAATCGGTGAAAGAAAATATTCTGTTTTAAAAAAATTCTTTTAA
- the cimA gene encoding citramalate synthase, with amino-acid sequence MSLVKLYDTTLRDGTQAEDISFLLEDKIRIAHRLDELGVHYIEGGWPGSNPKDVAFFKDIKKEKLSQAKIAAFGSTRRAKVTPEKDNNIRTLVAAEPDAITIFGKTWDFHVREALRIPLEENLELIYDSLEYLKRNAPEVFYDAEHFFDGYKANPEYAIKTLKAAEEAKADCIILCDTNGGTMPFEVAEIIKAVRKQIKTPLGIHTHNDGDCAVANSMIAVEQGIVQVQGTINGFGERCGNANLCSIIPALKVKMNKTCISDEQMRHLRDVSRFVYELANISPNKHQAYVGNSAFAHKGGVHVSAIQRHPETYEHMRPELVGNCTRVLVSDLSGRSNILAKAEEFNLNLDSKDPVTLEILDNIKDMENRGYQFEGAEASFELLMKKALGTHKNYFHILGFRVIDEKQGDSHKPMAEATIKVRVGGKVEHTAAEGSGPVNALDNAIRKALEKFYPKLKEVKLLDYKVRVLPAGQGTASSIRVLIESGDKTQRWGTVGVSDNVIDASYQALIDSIDYKLHKSEG; translated from the coding sequence ATGAGCCTTGTTAAACTGTATGACACAACCCTGCGTGACGGTACCCAGGCGGAGGATATCTCGTTCCTGCTGGAGGATAAGATCCGTATCGCCCATCGGCTGGACGAACTGGGCGTGCACTATATCGAGGGGGGCTGGCCGGGAAGCAATCCCAAGGATGTGGCGTTTTTCAAGGACATCAAAAAAGAGAAGCTTTCCCAGGCAAAGATCGCTGCCTTCGGTTCGACCCGCCGGGCCAAGGTTACTCCTGAAAAGGACAACAACATCAGGACGCTGGTGGCGGCCGAGCCGGATGCGATCACGATTTTCGGCAAGACCTGGGACTTTCACGTGCGCGAGGCGCTGCGCATCCCGCTCGAGGAGAATCTGGAGCTGATCTACGACTCGCTCGAGTATCTCAAGAGGAATGCGCCTGAAGTGTTTTACGATGCGGAGCATTTCTTCGACGGTTACAAGGCCAATCCCGAGTATGCCATCAAAACGCTCAAGGCTGCCGAAGAGGCCAAGGCGGACTGCATCATCCTGTGCGATACGAATGGCGGCACCATGCCCTTCGAAGTGGCCGAAATCATCAAGGCGGTCAGGAAGCAGATCAAGACGCCGCTCGGCATTCATACCCACAATGACGGCGATTGCGCCGTGGCAAACTCGATGATTGCGGTGGAGCAGGGCATCGTCCAGGTCCAGGGAACCATCAACGGTTTTGGCGAGCGGTGCGGCAATGCCAACTTGTGCTCGATCATTCCGGCCCTCAAGGTCAAGATGAACAAAACCTGCATCTCCGACGAGCAGATGCGCCATCTGCGCGATGTGTCGCGCTTTGTCTACGAGCTGGCCAATATTTCCCCCAACAAGCACCAGGCCTATGTGGGCAACTCGGCCTTCGCCCATAAGGGGGGCGTGCATGTCAGCGCCATTCAGCGCCACCCTGAAACCTACGAGCACATGCGCCCGGAACTGGTCGGCAACTGTACCCGGGTACTGGTCTCCGATCTCTCCGGCCGCTCCAATATTCTGGCCAAGGCCGAGGAATTCAATCTCAACCTCGACAGCAAGGACCCGGTTACCCTGGAAATTCTGGACAACATCAAGGACATGGAAAACCGCGGGTATCAGTTCGAAGGTGCCGAGGCCTCCTTTGAGCTTTTGATGAAGAAAGCACTTGGAACTCACAAGAATTACTTCCATATTCTCGGCTTCAGGGTAATTGATGAAAAGCAGGGTGATAGCCACAAGCCGATGGCCGAGGCCACCATCAAGGTCAGGGTAGGGGGCAAGGTCGAGCACACCGCGGCCGAGGGAAGCGGGCCGGTCAATGCTCTCGACAACGCCATCCGCAAGGCGCTGGAGAAGTTCTACCCGAAACTGAAGGAGGTCAAGCTGCTGGATTACAAGGTGCGTGTCCTGCCTGCCGGCCAGGGTACCGCTTCGTCCATCCGCGTATTGATCGAGTCGGGCGACAAGACCCAGCGTTGGGGCACCGTGGGTGTTTCCGACAATGTTATCGATGCTTCCTACCAAGCCTTGATCGACAGTATCGACTATAAACTGCACAAATCCGAGGGATGA
- a CDS encoding MATE family efflux transporter produces MNNFSELTTDPIPVLIRRLAIPAGTGFFFNTMFNVVDIWYGGRLSTTALAAMSLSFPVFFILLSIGAGVSTGTTALIGHALGRNDHETARIYILQALSFALLNALFLTALGISFSPEIFMFMGAREEYLALALSYIDVVFAGAPFFMLNFVMSAILNAHGNTATYRNFLICGFLLNLLLDPWFMYGGFGLPALGLPGVALSTVAIQCLGNFYLFNRLSRTEAIPSFTLRELRPQWNYYRNLFGQGFPAAMNMMTVTLGIFIITWFVGRYGQEAVAAYGIGTRIEQIALLPVMGLNISTLALTAQNFGAGQIGRVRQVLVLSLRYGFVLALSGTAAALIFTGELMRLFSSDEKVVAIGIRFLRVEAWVFPAYVLLYICVAAMQGIQRPSLALWIGLYRQIAAPAAAFPLLTVSVGMGIIGIWWGIFSVTWSAALFVVFYVTRVLKMLEKEIVPP; encoded by the coding sequence ATGAACAATTTTTCCGAGCTCACAACCGATCCCATCCCGGTCCTGATCCGGCGTCTGGCCATACCGGCCGGAACCGGTTTTTTTTTCAACACCATGTTCAATGTGGTGGATATCTGGTATGGCGGCCGCCTGTCCACGACCGCCCTGGCAGCCATGTCGCTCTCCTTTCCGGTGTTCTTCATCCTGCTGTCCATCGGCGCAGGGGTGTCGACCGGAACCACCGCCCTGATCGGCCATGCCCTGGGGCGCAACGACCATGAGACGGCGCGCATCTACATCCTCCAGGCGCTTTCGTTTGCCCTGTTGAATGCGCTGTTCCTGACGGCGCTGGGCATCTCCTTTTCGCCGGAGATATTCATGTTCATGGGCGCTCGGGAGGAATACCTGGCACTGGCCCTGAGCTACATCGACGTGGTCTTTGCCGGAGCCCCCTTTTTCATGCTCAACTTCGTGATGAGCGCCATCCTCAATGCACACGGCAATACCGCCACCTACCGCAATTTTCTGATCTGCGGTTTTCTGCTCAATCTGCTTCTCGACCCGTGGTTCATGTACGGCGGCTTCGGCCTGCCGGCTTTAGGACTGCCCGGCGTGGCCCTGTCTACCGTTGCGATCCAGTGTCTCGGCAACTTCTACCTCTTCAACCGGCTCTCCCGTACCGAGGCGATACCGAGCTTCACACTGCGGGAACTGCGTCCGCAGTGGAACTACTACCGCAACCTGTTCGGGCAGGGGTTTCCGGCTGCCATGAACATGATGACCGTCACCCTGGGCATCTTCATCATCACCTGGTTTGTCGGAAGATACGGACAGGAGGCGGTGGCAGCATACGGCATCGGTACCCGCATCGAGCAGATCGCCCTGCTGCCGGTAATGGGGCTCAATATTTCCACCCTGGCCCTGACCGCCCAGAACTTCGGAGCCGGTCAGATCGGGCGCGTCCGGCAGGTACTGGTTCTTTCGCTTCGTTACGGCTTCGTGCTGGCCCTGAGCGGAACCGCTGCAGCCCTGATTTTCACCGGCGAGCTGATGCGGCTGTTCAGCAGCGATGAAAAGGTGGTGGCCATCGGCATCAGGTTCCTGCGCGTCGAAGCCTGGGTATTTCCCGCCTATGTGCTGCTCTACATCTGCGTGGCCGCCATGCAGGGCATCCAGCGCCCCTCCCTGGCCCTGTGGATCGGCCTGTATCGCCAGATTGCCGCTCCCGCCGCCGCTTTCCCCCTGTTGACCGTGTCCGTCGGAATGGGCATCATCGGCATATGGTGGGGCATCTTCAGCGTGACCTGGTCGGCGGCGCTGTTCGTTGTCTTTTATGTCACCCGGGTTTTGAAAATGTTGGAAAAGGAAATCGTACCCCCATGA